Proteins encoded within one genomic window of Humulus lupulus chromosome 1, drHumLupu1.1, whole genome shotgun sequence:
- the LOC133830392 gene encoding lysine--tRNA ligase, chloroplastic/mitochondrial-like yields MGVVGHIAGVFLHEASTRTKVIAYGVVDDARLETGLGLKLRARLKFEDWLICRERVEKKGREIEELRSKGLEPYAYKCDRTHSANQLQETYKNLENGEEMNGEQDNVSIAGRIVAHRAFGKLAFLTLRDDSGTIQLYCEKARFLSDQFDELKNLVDIGDILGASGSIKRTEKGELSVYVNSFAILTKSLLPLPDKYHGLTHVDKRYRQRYIDMISNPKVADVFRKRAKIVSELCKAVESFGFLEVETPILKE; encoded by the exons ATGGGCG TCGTTGGGCATATTGCTGGGGTTTTTTTGCATGAAGCATCTACAAGAACAAAGGTAATAGCATATGGTGTGGTCGACGATGCGAGGTTGGAAACGGGGCTGGGTTTGAAGCTTAGAGCTAGGTTGAAGTTTGAGGATTGGTTAATTTGCAGAGAAAGGGTCGAGAAGAAAGGGAGAGAg ATAGAAGAATTGAGAAGCAAAGGGTTGGAACCGTATGCATATAAGTGTGACAGGACTCACTCTGCTAATCAGCTGCAAGAGACttataaaaatttagaaaatggCGAAGAAATGAATGGTGAGCAAGACAATGTATCAATAGCCGGAAGAATTGTGGCTCATCGAGCATTTGGAAAGCTTGCATTTCTCACTCTAAGAGATGATTCTGGGACAATTCAG CTTTATTGTGAAAAGGCGAGATTTTTAAGTGATCAGTTTGACGAGCTTAAGAATCTTGTTGATATTGGTGACATACTTGGTGCAAGTGGCTCAATTAAGCGAACTGAGAAAG gGGAGCTTTCTGTCTATGTGAACTCTTTTGCAATTCTTACAAAATCTCTACTGCCCTTGCCAGACAAATATCATGGTCTAACTCATGTGGATAAGCGTTACCGGCAACG GTACATTGATATGATTTCCAATCCTAAAGTAGCTGATGTATTTCGGAAGAGAGCAAAG ATTGTATCAGAGTTATGCAAGGCAGTGGAATCTTTTGGATTTCTCGAAGTTGAAACTCCAATTCTAAAG GAATAG